The region CATAAGAGTCCGCAAAAGACTTTCCATGATTGCACTTTTAGCATCATCATATCCTTCAAATATCCAAGAATTTAACGAAACGCAAACATATTTTTTCTTTGACATATCTCTTTCTTCAATATTTTTTTCAACTAACTTTAGTAATGTTGACTTTCCAACACCCCAACGTCCAAATAATCCTATTGTCAATGGATTTAATCTTTTATTTGCTGTTATATTCGTTATCAATTCAGCAAAAGGGCTATACGCTAACAAATCAATTTGAGACTCTTTATCCAACCACATATATTTATCCCTTCCTTTTTTTATATACATTATATAGCTCACCTCCATTCTCGACAACATATTTTGACCTTTTATCCAAAGATGCCAACTAAAGGAAAACCCTTCAGTTGGCATCACCTTTCCATTTTTAATTTTCTGTTTTATACACAATCTCCGTCCCATCCAGGAACACCGCCACCACCACGCCGCTCTCATATACTTTGATATGATCCAGTGTCCGCAGCATCAAATCAACATCCAACTCCTGTATGGGCTGTGTATGTTCCGTCAGTTTCATAAAATCTATCGCCCGGAACCTCGCCAGTAAATCCTCTCCCTGTGCCTTTTCCTTCCACTCCGGCAGAAGCGCATCCCGGCATTCCAACAGCTTATTCCATGCCATGAAATAAATCTTCCGCATGGTATCTTCATCTATATGCCGATTGGAGCATCCCAACACTCCCTTCACCTTATACCGCTCACTGCACTGCCAGATCCTGCGCGTCTCTCCAGCGCTGCTCTGCCAGCCTTTCCTATGGAAAACTTTGTTGCACTCACCGCAAATAATCTTAGCTGCAAATGGATTCTGCTCCGTATTGTGGGAAAAAGAATTTGTCCCATGCTCTTCCAGATACCGCTTCCGGCGTTCCATCTCCAACTGTACGCACTCCCAAATCCACGGCTCAATAATGGCTTCATGGTCATCCTCAATATAAAACTGCTGAATCTCCCCTTCATTCATCACACGCTTCTTTGTCAGGAAATCAGCCGTGTAGCTTTTCTGCAAAAGGGTATCTCCTTTGTATTTCTCATTCTCCAGCATACTGGCAAGCGTAGTGGCCTGCCACTTTGTGCTGCCGTTCCAATTTACTACGCCTTCCCGCTCAAAGATCCGCTTGATATAATCGGTAGTTTTTCCATGCAGAAATTCCATATAAAGTCTCTGCACGATCTTCGCCTGCTTTTTGTTCACCACCAGTTTCCCGGATTCATTGGTATCA is a window of Enterocloster clostridioformis DNA encoding:
- a CDS encoding P-loop NTPase fold protein, which gives rise to MYIKKGRDKYMWLDKESQIDLLAYSPFAELITNITANKRLNPLTIGLFGRWGVGKSTLLKLVEKNIEERDMSKKKYVCVSLNSWIFEGYDDAKSAIMESLLRTLMDNQPAFEGLKDDIKSLIGRINLMKLGATAIKHGMPFIMSAINPAATTLTLAQYLSKAKRKEILEDIKQAWGEKEADEDKDTTVENIRLFRKEFSVLINKSQMHL
- a CDS encoding recombinase family protein — protein: MSTDQEEQLLSYENQVRFYTESINSNPEYECAGIYADEGISGTNTKKREEFNRMIADCRAGKIDRIITKSISRFARNTLDCLNYVRELKALGVGIIFEKENIDTLDAKGEVLLTILSSLAQDESRNISENSTWGIRKRFEVGQHKMSTARFLGYDTNESGKLVVNKKQAKIVQRLYMEFLHGKTTDYIKRIFEREGVVNWNGSTKWQATTLASMLENEKYKGDTLLQKSYTADFLTKKRVMNEGEIQQFYIEDDHEAIIEPWIWECVQLEMERRKRYLEEHGTNSFSHNTEQNPFAAKIICGECNKVFHRKGWQSSAGETRRIWQCSERYKVKGVLGCSNRHIDEDTMRKIYFMAWNKLLECRDALLPEWKEKAQGEDLLARFRAIDFMKLTEHTQPIQELDVDLMLRTLDHIKVYESGVVVAVFLDGTEIVYKTEN